The following are encoded in a window of Paenibacillaceae bacterium GAS479 genomic DNA:
- a CDS encoding Phage minor structural protein GP20, with protein MNKEQFIALGLTDDLATKAAAASADELKSFVPKARFDEVNESKKQAEKDRDKISGQLEDVKKSAGDNEALKKQIETLQGENKTAKEEYETQVKDMQLATAIKLAVTGQAHDPDIVAGLLDKSKIQLDDAGGVKGGLDDQLKALRESKGFLFADAKPDMPKFRGTKPPEGGNPNSGGGGDVSAGASFAKAANESGKAPAAANNPWA; from the coding sequence ATGAACAAAGAGCAATTTATCGCATTGGGCCTTACCGATGATCTGGCGACGAAAGCCGCTGCGGCATCCGCTGACGAGCTGAAAAGCTTTGTTCCGAAGGCTCGGTTCGATGAGGTCAATGAAAGTAAAAAGCAGGCCGAGAAGGATCGGGATAAGATTTCGGGGCAGCTGGAAGACGTGAAGAAGTCCGCCGGCGACAACGAGGCACTTAAAAAGCAGATCGAAACACTCCAGGGCGAGAACAAAACCGCCAAGGAAGAATACGAGACGCAGGTCAAGGACATGCAGTTGGCGACAGCGATCAAGTTAGCTGTAACCGGACAAGCCCATGACCCGGACATTGTCGCAGGGTTGCTGGACAAATCGAAAATCCAACTGGACGATGCGGGCGGCGTGAAAGGCGGCCTGGACGATCAGCTGAAAGCCCTGCGCGAGAGCAAGGGCTTTTTGTTTGCGGATGCCAAGCCCGATATGCCGAAGTTCAGGGGAACCAAGCCTCCAGAAGGCGGAAATCCGAACAGTGGAGGCGGCGGAGATGTAAGTGCTGGCGCCAGCTTTGCGAAAGCGGCAAATGAAAGTGGCAAGGCCCCCGCTGCTGCGAATAACCCTTGGGCCTAA
- a CDS encoding Phage major capsid protein E, which yields MPSVLELFNQSEVLNYLQNRTYPAHLGETLFPEVKRESLKFDQIKGAGRVPVIASVHAFDTESEIGSREASKQALALALIKRKLPLREEDIIALENPRTPAEQQYLMREVFNDIDVLGAGVRARVEAMRMEALASGVVTLDENNLSATVKYGVPTNHKAVLAGTDLWTNPASDPITHLLDWYSTLGTKPKRALTSSTVLMALLRHPKVIGALFGNNAARVATRTDLNALLTQLELPTLAAYDDVYRKQKADGSYEQLRYFPSNKIVLMPDGPLGETIYGPTAEEVRLSRDPQIDVTKVGNVLAMVYEDGKDPVATYTKAVATALPSFPAADEVFQAQVI from the coding sequence ATGCCATCTGTTCTTGAACTATTTAATCAAAGTGAAGTCCTCAACTACTTGCAGAACCGAACCTATCCCGCTCATCTTGGTGAAACGCTGTTCCCCGAAGTGAAGCGTGAGTCACTGAAGTTTGATCAAATCAAGGGCGCGGGCCGAGTACCAGTCATCGCCTCGGTGCATGCCTTCGATACGGAGTCCGAGATCGGGTCGAGGGAAGCGAGCAAGCAGGCACTCGCGCTGGCGCTGATTAAGCGTAAGTTGCCCTTGAGAGAAGAAGACATCATTGCGCTAGAGAATCCACGCACGCCTGCTGAGCAGCAGTATCTCATGCGAGAGGTCTTTAACGATATTGATGTCCTGGGCGCAGGGGTTCGCGCTCGCGTGGAAGCCATGCGGATGGAAGCTCTGGCCAGCGGAGTGGTTACGCTGGACGAGAATAACCTTAGCGCGACCGTGAAGTACGGTGTACCGACAAACCATAAGGCGGTTCTTGCGGGCACAGACCTGTGGACTAACCCTGCCAGTGATCCTATTACTCATCTCCTGGATTGGTATTCGACACTCGGGACGAAGCCGAAGCGCGCCTTGACATCCAGTACTGTTTTGATGGCTCTCCTACGACATCCGAAAGTCATTGGAGCTTTGTTCGGTAATAACGCGGCGCGCGTGGCGACCCGTACGGATCTCAATGCCCTCCTGACTCAGTTGGAGCTGCCGACGCTTGCTGCCTATGACGATGTCTACCGCAAGCAGAAAGCCGATGGTTCCTATGAGCAGCTTCGTTACTTCCCTAGTAACAAAATTGTACTTATGCCTGACGGGCCGCTGGGTGAAACAATTTATGGGCCAACGGCTGAAGAGGTTCGTCTTTCAAGGGATCCGCAAATCGATGTTACCAAGGTCGGAAATGTGCTCGCCATGGTTTACGAGGACGGCAAAGATCCAGTAGCTACGTACACCAAAGCTGTCGCTACGGCGCTGCCAAGCTTCCCGGCTGCAGATGAAGTATTCCAGGCACAGGTCATTTAA
- a CDS encoding Bacteriophage HK97-gp10, putative tail-component, whose translation MSRLKPIDYSQLDAVVANLDEALRRGEVEQLMQDCLLEIAYRIEAQAKLLTPVDSGELRRNWRVGEITQVGNEYQIEIVNNTEYASFVEFGHRHGVDLTKWRDGKFMLRTAVETVEGQLQAIFDRRVEELHRRLFGG comes from the coding sequence ATGAGCCGCTTGAAGCCGATCGACTATTCCCAGCTTGACGCAGTCGTTGCTAATCTCGATGAAGCGTTGCGCCGTGGTGAGGTCGAGCAGCTTATGCAGGACTGCCTGCTGGAGATTGCATACCGGATTGAGGCACAGGCCAAGCTGCTTACGCCAGTTGACTCCGGGGAACTGCGGCGCAACTGGCGCGTCGGAGAGATAACTCAAGTCGGCAATGAATATCAGATCGAGATCGTCAACAACACCGAGTACGCCAGCTTTGTGGAGTTCGGACACCGGCACGGCGTCGATCTGACCAAATGGCGTGATGGTAAGTTTATGCTGCGTACAGCAGTAGAAACGGTGGAAGGGCAGCTGCAGGCGATTTTTGATAGACGAGTCGAGGAGCTGCATCGCCGACTATTTGGAGGCTGA
- a CDS encoding phage portal protein, SPP1 family produces MTDMKTITEIIESAAPMTLQQIIEQEISDWRRSVQRRDMLDGQRYYRMKHDILLRNRTIIGEGGRQVAAANMADNKLVHGYVRKLVDQKANYLLGKQPSLQTDNDAYAEQLTDVIGKEFWRLLKNLGKDAVINGKAWLQVYYDDTGRLSFKRIPAQEVIPLWRDAAHTELDALIRVYEVDYYEGRTKHVVSKVEYWDSKGVQHFTMDGPGRAGLVPDTDAPRAHFAVVDGDGAESGLNWERIPWICFKYNDDELPLIVMIRSLIDDYDRKRSDNSNVIEDTPNSIYVLDNLDGQDMGEFRRNLSTYRAIKLAGSKDYPASVTTLETNLDSEAFEKHMDALRKAIYEFGRGVDTQSDKLGSSPSGIALRFLFGDLDLDANDMENEFQAAFEQLLWFVDQHLANVTGADFSDANVDLIFNRDIPINETEAVTNAKSSAGIISQETIIANHPWTTDVKDEMQRLEDEAGAGLGADPYTQPPTGGEPNAQ; encoded by the coding sequence ATGACGGATATGAAAACCATCACGGAGATTATCGAGTCAGCCGCACCGATGACGCTGCAGCAGATCATCGAGCAGGAGATTTCGGACTGGCGCCGCTCCGTGCAACGCAGGGATATGCTGGACGGTCAGCGGTACTACCGCATGAAGCATGACATCCTCCTGCGAAACCGCACTATTATCGGCGAGGGCGGCAGGCAAGTGGCTGCGGCTAACATGGCCGACAACAAGCTCGTTCACGGATATGTCCGCAAGCTCGTTGACCAAAAGGCCAACTATCTTCTGGGCAAGCAGCCCTCGCTGCAGACGGACAACGATGCTTACGCCGAGCAGCTGACGGACGTCATCGGCAAGGAGTTCTGGCGGCTCCTGAAAAACTTGGGTAAAGATGCGGTTATCAACGGTAAAGCTTGGCTGCAGGTTTACTACGATGATACCGGGCGGTTGTCGTTTAAACGGATCCCGGCGCAGGAGGTTATCCCGCTCTGGCGTGACGCCGCGCACACCGAGCTCGACGCGCTCATCCGCGTGTACGAGGTGGACTACTACGAGGGCAGGACTAAACACGTCGTATCCAAAGTGGAGTATTGGGACTCGAAGGGCGTTCAGCATTTCACAATGGATGGCCCTGGGCGCGCCGGGCTCGTACCGGATACCGACGCGCCGAGAGCGCATTTCGCTGTTGTCGACGGAGATGGTGCGGAGAGCGGCCTGAACTGGGAGCGAATCCCGTGGATCTGTTTTAAGTACAACGACGACGAGCTGCCGCTGATCGTCATGATCCGCTCGCTCATTGACGACTACGACCGCAAGCGCTCGGACAACAGCAACGTCATCGAGGACACGCCAAACAGCATCTACGTGCTGGACAACCTTGACGGGCAAGATATGGGAGAGTTCAGGCGTAACCTGTCGACCTACCGTGCAATCAAGCTAGCCGGCTCCAAGGATTATCCGGCATCGGTCACAACGCTGGAGACGAACCTGGACAGCGAAGCTTTTGAAAAGCACATGGATGCGCTCCGCAAGGCTATCTACGAGTTTGGACGTGGCGTAGACACACAATCGGACAAGCTCGGCAGCAGCCCGTCGGGAATTGCACTGCGGTTCCTCTTCGGCGACTTGGATCTCGACGCAAACGATATGGAGAACGAGTTCCAAGCGGCGTTCGAGCAGCTGCTGTGGTTCGTGGATCAGCACCTGGCAAACGTTACGGGAGCAGATTTCAGCGACGCGAACGTCGACCTGATTTTTAATCGCGACATCCCTATCAATGAGACTGAGGCAGTCACCAACGCTAAATCGAGCGCCGGTATCATATCCCAAGAAACCATCATCGCTAATCATCCATGGACAACGGATGTAAAAGACGAGATGCAGCGTCTGGAGGATGAAGCGGGCGCGGGCCTGGGTGCGGATCCATATACGCAACCGCCAACCGGGGGTGAACCGAATGCTCAGTAA
- a CDS encoding HNH endonuclease translates to MKQERIDLLHKLFPSKYQFDSETNEIRSNFTGNVMRTRRDRGYEIISFSLNSKKFIYGVHEIVAYFGGINILDTTVNHIDGNKQNNNITNLEAMSREENGRHAHRIGLKKYKLSKEDVVDLRRWYATGTVTQLQIGKRYGLTPSVVSRIIRKVAWAHVD, encoded by the coding sequence ATGAAGCAAGAAAGAATTGACTTGCTTCACAAACTCTTTCCATCCAAATACCAGTTTGACTCAGAAACGAATGAAATCAGAAGTAATTTTACTGGTAACGTTATGAGAACTCGACGCGATAGAGGATATGAAATCATTAGTTTTAGCTTAAATTCCAAGAAATTCATATACGGAGTTCATGAGATTGTTGCCTACTTTGGCGGCATTAATATTCTGGACACAACTGTAAATCACATTGACGGAAATAAGCAGAACAACAACATTACTAACCTTGAGGCTATGAGTCGAGAGGAAAATGGGAGGCATGCACATCGCATCGGCTTGAAGAAGTACAAACTCAGTAAAGAAGACGTTGTTGATCTCCGCAGGTGGTATGCAACAGGAACGGTGACTCAGCTGCAAATCGGAAAGAGGTACGGACTAACCCCCAGCGTTGTAAGCAGGATAATCCGAAAGGTGGCGTGGGCGCATGTCGATTGA
- a CDS encoding phage putative head morphogenesis protein, SPP1 gp7 family, translated as MKPASYWEHRSAEVSEAAFKKADAYENVMLREYTHALDRIKERLAAFYGRYATNDGISLADARKQLTGKELTAHRMTLEEFTAKAKANTDGKWTQELNRASFKARVSRLEALELQVRQEVEVLAGSRQAGTGKLLGDIYEDTYYKTGYELQRGLGIGISFARINKPGLETVLGTEFAGSNWSKRIWGDRDKLMQELRTKMSQAFIRGEPLERLSSDVAKRMDVSLSNARRLVQTESAFFAGQATMDGYKKSKVIKAYKIVATLDRSTSDICQDMDGQVFNLEDMRVGETYPPFHSHCRTTTVAEFDNTGITDLGKRLARDDDGSVYKVPSTMKYPEWAKRQGIDMEPTAGSTGVAVPPIESGRIQSRLPTIEDFESAGAVEEPGSGVNRRFNPRATYYAYLPDVGEDVLEELAEINREIARTGYKEARETLVVVDRESGSEISRLSGSVNAVKFTAEMDAVLRAAPPRSVILTHNHPGGTRVNVMDSINMGDYPAIKVVMAVGHNGGVSFISAGSSAVDGVALRSRLRQIFLDVEDRLRKDKKYATMSKTAQLEYFDYQVLLSLADEMGWTYGEDFSATKYDPRI; from the coding sequence ATGAAGCCGGCCAGCTATTGGGAGCATCGATCCGCCGAGGTATCCGAAGCGGCGTTTAAGAAAGCCGATGCCTATGAAAACGTCATGCTCCGCGAATACACACATGCGCTGGACCGCATCAAGGAACGGCTTGCCGCCTTTTATGGCCGCTATGCCACGAACGATGGAATCAGCCTAGCTGACGCCCGCAAGCAGCTAACCGGCAAAGAGCTAACCGCGCATCGGATGACGCTTGAGGAGTTTACGGCCAAGGCAAAAGCCAACACGGACGGGAAATGGACGCAGGAACTTAACCGCGCCTCGTTCAAAGCCCGCGTTTCCCGCTTGGAGGCGCTGGAGCTGCAAGTGCGGCAAGAAGTCGAGGTACTGGCTGGTAGCCGCCAGGCTGGCACAGGCAAGTTGCTGGGCGACATCTACGAGGATACGTATTACAAAACCGGATATGAGCTGCAGCGCGGGCTCGGCATCGGGATCAGCTTCGCCCGGATCAACAAGCCGGGACTTGAGACGGTACTCGGGACGGAGTTTGCTGGATCCAACTGGAGCAAGCGCATATGGGGCGATCGGGATAAGCTGATGCAGGAGCTACGGACTAAGATGTCGCAGGCATTCATCCGCGGGGAGCCGCTGGAGCGCCTGTCATCTGACGTTGCCAAACGCATGGACGTGTCGCTCTCCAATGCACGCCGACTCGTCCAAACGGAGAGCGCCTTTTTCGCGGGGCAGGCTACCATGGATGGCTACAAGAAAAGCAAAGTGATCAAAGCATACAAGATTGTGGCCACACTCGACCGTAGTACAAGTGACATCTGCCAGGACATGGACGGTCAGGTGTTCAACCTGGAGGATATGCGAGTTGGAGAAACGTATCCGCCGTTCCACTCCCACTGCCGCACGACGACGGTAGCGGAGTTCGATAACACCGGTATTACTGATCTGGGCAAGCGTCTTGCTCGTGACGATGACGGCAGCGTGTATAAGGTGCCGAGCACAATGAAGTATCCCGAGTGGGCCAAACGCCAAGGCATCGACATGGAGCCGACCGCCGGATCTACAGGCGTCGCCGTGCCGCCCATCGAATCAGGCCGAATTCAAAGTCGACTACCAACGATAGAGGACTTCGAGTCCGCCGGAGCGGTGGAGGAACCGGGCAGCGGCGTCAACCGCCGTTTCAACCCAAGGGCCACCTACTACGCCTATCTGCCTGATGTCGGCGAGGACGTTCTGGAGGAGCTTGCTGAGATCAACCGAGAGATTGCACGGACAGGCTATAAAGAGGCGCGTGAGACGCTTGTTGTCGTGGACCGGGAGTCGGGTAGTGAAATCTCTCGCCTCTCGGGCTCGGTTAACGCGGTCAAGTTCACCGCCGAGATGGACGCCGTGCTTAGAGCGGCACCACCACGGTCCGTCATCCTTACCCACAACCATCCAGGCGGAACGCGCGTTAACGTCATGGACTCCATCAATATGGGCGATTACCCGGCAATTAAAGTTGTCATGGCGGTTGGGCACAATGGAGGCGTCAGCTTTATCTCTGCTGGATCGTCAGCGGTTGACGGAGTCGCATTAAGGAGCCGATTACGGCAAATCTTCCTTGATGTAGAGGACCGCTTACGGAAAGATAAAAAGTATGCTACAATGTCAAAAACAGCGCAGCTCGAATACTTTGACTATCAGGTACTCTTGAGCCTTGCCGATGAAATGGGGTGGACTTATGGCGAAGACTTCTCGGCCACAAAATACGATCCGCGAATATAA
- a CDS encoding ECF sigma factor yields MTEQQAIELLTSYRAKQARIKALDAHSVGAGITISRLCEDDQLQQLHQRLRGLPSYMYLTTRELRLEATAHAYLERYPVGTRSQLAAVPTGVADPEDDQLLLELRGKIKRVIEARGAGTHDLDALLERLAEAQDLQEELRQCDAALEALASYKPDYARLLRLRYVEDSTIEKVAEKLQVSRRTYERLRPRAVAEFVRLSG; encoded by the coding sequence ATGACTGAACAACAGGCAATAGAGCTATTAACGAGCTACAGAGCCAAGCAGGCCCGCATTAAGGCGTTGGACGCCCATAGCGTTGGTGCAGGCATTACAATCAGCAGACTATGCGAGGACGATCAGCTGCAGCAGCTACATCAGCGGTTGCGAGGGCTACCGAGCTATATGTATCTGACTACGCGGGAGCTACGGCTTGAGGCAACGGCACACGCGTACTTGGAGCGATACCCGGTAGGCACACGTTCGCAGCTGGCAGCGGTGCCAACGGGAGTGGCTGACCCGGAGGATGATCAGTTGCTGCTGGAGCTACGTGGGAAGATCAAACGGGTCATCGAGGCACGCGGGGCAGGAACGCATGACTTGGATGCGCTGCTGGAGCGACTAGCGGAGGCGCAGGACCTGCAAGAGGAATTGCGTCAATGCGACGCAGCCCTCGAAGCTCTCGCGTCGTACAAGCCTGATTATGCGCGTCTGCTGCGGTTGCGGTATGTCGAGGATTCGACTATCGAGAAGGTTGCCGAGAAGCTACAAGTTTCCAGGAGGACATATGAGCGCCTTCGCCCCAGAGCAGTAGCCGAATTTGTAAGGTTATCGGGCTAG
- a CDS encoding Holliday junction resolvase RusA (prophage-encoded endonuclease), with product MPTEFFMPMKNPPTVTHQQKQVRVLNDKPVFYEPDELKAARAKLMAHLGQHVPERAYTKPVRLYVKWCYPVKGNYTDGQYKHTKPDLDNIQKLLQDVMTDLNFWKDDAQVVSLIAEKFWAQLPGIYIRIEELG from the coding sequence GTGCCGACAGAATTCTTCATGCCAATGAAAAATCCCCCGACTGTCACGCACCAGCAGAAGCAGGTTAGGGTCTTGAACGATAAGCCGGTCTTCTACGAGCCGGACGAACTCAAGGCGGCTCGGGCGAAGCTGATGGCTCACCTTGGGCAGCATGTGCCGGAGCGAGCATACACGAAGCCGGTGCGCCTGTATGTGAAATGGTGCTACCCGGTGAAAGGGAACTATACCGACGGCCAGTACAAGCATACGAAACCGGATTTGGATAACATCCAGAAGCTGCTGCAGGACGTCATGACGGATCTGAATTTTTGGAAAGATGACGCTCAGGTGGTTAGCCTGATCGCTGAAAAGTTCTGGGCGCAGTTGCCGGGCATCTATATCCGCATCGAGGAGCTGGGCTGA
- a CDS encoding phage terminase large subunit, which yields MSKRVSLQAIIGKGYAEFWRFRGRYRVVKGGRGSKKSVTAALSLIHGMMKMPLANTLVVRKTFNTHKDSTWAQLKWAANQLGVGKLWQFKKSPLEAIYKPTGQKILFRGLDDPMSITSITVDTGYLCWAWFEEAYQILNEDDFDKVDMSIRGELPEGYYKQLTITFNPWNEAHWLKRRFFDVKDPNILAITTNYRNNEFLGDDDRALFAWMKKHKPKRHRVEGDGDWGIAEGAVYENWSEEEFDWTAIAKQAGYKAIFGLDFGYTNDPSGFVAALINVAAKKLYIFDEHYEHGMRNEDIAEMIKSKGYAKERIVADSSEPKSIDEIRRKGIDRIRGAEKGPDSVKVGIQFLQGFEFIVHKHRCPNTSVELSSYVWEKNKAGKFLNQPIDDFNHILDALRYAAEQIRRGGNASFT from the coding sequence ATGAGTAAGCGGGTGAGCTTGCAGGCGATCATCGGCAAAGGGTATGCGGAGTTCTGGCGCTTCCGGGGTCGGTACCGCGTTGTAAAGGGCGGTCGCGGTAGTAAAAAGAGTGTCACGGCGGCGCTGTCACTCATTCATGGCATGATGAAAATGCCTCTTGCCAATACGCTTGTTGTCCGCAAGACATTCAACACGCACAAGGACAGCACCTGGGCTCAGCTCAAATGGGCGGCAAATCAGCTAGGCGTAGGGAAGCTATGGCAATTCAAGAAAAGCCCGCTGGAGGCAATCTACAAGCCCACAGGACAAAAAATCCTGTTCCGTGGCCTGGACGATCCGATGTCGATTACGTCGATAACGGTTGATACGGGCTATTTGTGCTGGGCATGGTTCGAGGAAGCCTATCAGATCCTCAACGAGGACGACTTTGACAAAGTGGACATGTCGATCCGCGGTGAGCTGCCGGAGGGTTATTACAAGCAGCTGACAATCACGTTTAACCCGTGGAACGAAGCCCATTGGTTGAAGCGCCGCTTCTTCGACGTTAAGGATCCGAATATCTTGGCGATCACGACGAACTACCGGAACAACGAGTTCCTGGGTGACGATGATCGCGCTTTGTTCGCGTGGATGAAGAAACACAAGCCCAAGCGGCACCGCGTCGAAGGCGATGGGGATTGGGGTATCGCGGAAGGTGCCGTGTATGAAAATTGGAGCGAAGAGGAATTTGACTGGACGGCCATCGCCAAGCAGGCCGGATACAAAGCCATCTTCGGGCTAGACTTCGGCTATACGAACGATCCGTCGGGTTTTGTGGCCGCGCTTATCAATGTGGCAGCGAAGAAGTTGTATATCTTCGACGAGCATTACGAGCACGGCATGCGCAACGAGGACATAGCCGAGATGATCAAGAGCAAGGGATATGCGAAGGAGCGCATCGTCGCAGATTCCAGCGAGCCGAAGTCCATCGACGAGATCCGCCGCAAAGGCATCGACCGGATCCGTGGCGCGGAGAAAGGCCCGGACAGCGTGAAGGTGGGCATTCAATTCCTTCAAGGATTCGAGTTCATCGTCCACAAGCACCGCTGCCCGAATACGAGCGTGGAGCTTTCCAGTTACGTATGGGAAAAAAACAAGGCCGGGAAATTTTTAAACCAGCCAATCGACGACTTCAATCACATTTTGGATGCGCTGCGGTATGCAGCGGAGCAGATCCGCCGCGGCGGAAACGCATCCTTCACATAA
- a CDS encoding Superfamily II DNA or RNA helicase, whose protein sequence is MELRPYQQEARESIQLEWKKGVKRTLLVLPTGCGKTIVFSKVIEDRVRLGERLLVLAHRSELLDQASDKLERSTGLKTATEKAEQTSLGSWYRVVVGSVQTLQRPKRMEQFSPDHFDTIIIDEAHHCISDGYQRVLQYFGSANVLGVTATPDRGDMRNLGSYFESLAYEYTLPKAIKAGFLSPIKAMTIPLQLDLTAVGHQAGDFKTSDLGTALDPYLESIAAEMWKVAKDRKIVVFLPLVKTSQKFTDILNQIGFRAAEVNGESQDRAEILEDFDKGKYNVLCNSMLLTEGWDCPSVDCVVVLRPTKVRSLYSQMVGRGTRLHPGKTDLLLLDFLWHTERHELCHPAHLIAESEEIAQAMTKQIEEAGIALDLEAVEKQATEDVVAQREEALAKQLGEMKRRKRALVDPLQFEMSIQAEDLSSYTPAFGWEMQPPSSQQVQSLEKLGIMPDEIDNAGKASLLLERLDKRQAEGLTTPKQIRFLEQRGFDHVGTWTFNEAKSLIDRIAANGWRVPAGIDPKTYRGE, encoded by the coding sequence ATGGAACTTAGACCCTATCAGCAGGAGGCCCGGGAGTCCATTCAACTGGAATGGAAAAAGGGAGTCAAGCGAACGCTGCTTGTTCTCCCGACCGGCTGCGGCAAGACGATTGTATTTTCAAAGGTAATAGAGGACCGGGTAAGGCTGGGCGAGCGTTTGCTCGTCCTTGCCCACCGCTCGGAGCTGCTTGATCAGGCATCAGACAAGCTGGAGCGCTCAACCGGGCTTAAAACCGCAACGGAGAAAGCGGAACAGACGTCTCTTGGCAGTTGGTACCGCGTCGTTGTGGGAAGCGTGCAGACACTGCAGCGACCAAAGCGGATGGAACAGTTTTCGCCGGACCATTTTGACACGATCATCATCGACGAGGCACATCACTGTATCTCAGATGGCTATCAGCGCGTGTTGCAGTATTTCGGATCAGCCAACGTACTGGGCGTAACTGCCACTCCGGACCGTGGCGATATGCGCAACCTTGGCAGCTATTTTGAAAGCCTGGCTTACGAGTACACGCTGCCGAAAGCAATTAAGGCCGGATTCCTCAGCCCGATCAAAGCTATGACTATTCCTTTACAGCTTGACCTGACAGCCGTCGGGCATCAGGCCGGAGACTTTAAAACTAGCGATTTGGGAACGGCGCTTGATCCATACCTCGAATCAATCGCAGCTGAAATGTGGAAAGTCGCCAAAGACCGCAAGATCGTCGTATTCCTCCCCCTCGTTAAGACCAGTCAAAAATTCACCGACATCCTCAATCAAATCGGTTTCCGCGCCGCTGAAGTCAACGGCGAATCTCAAGACCGCGCTGAAATATTAGAAGATTTCGACAAAGGGAAATACAACGTGCTTTGCAATAGCATGCTGCTGACGGAGGGCTGGGATTGTCCAAGCGTCGATTGCGTCGTCGTGCTGCGACCGACAAAGGTCCGTAGCTTGTATAGCCAGATGGTCGGGCGTGGTACCCGGCTGCATCCCGGCAAAACGGACTTGCTGCTGCTGGACTTCCTTTGGCACACAGAGCGGCATGAGCTTTGTCATCCTGCCCATTTGATCGCGGAGAGCGAAGAGATTGCCCAGGCGATGACCAAGCAGATTGAAGAGGCAGGCATAGCGCTGGATCTCGAAGCCGTGGAGAAGCAGGCGACCGAGGATGTGGTCGCGCAGCGTGAAGAGGCGCTGGCCAAACAGCTCGGGGAAATGAAACGACGTAAACGGGCATTAGTCGATCCGTTGCAATTTGAGATGAGTATCCAAGCGGAGGACCTGTCCAGCTATACCCCCGCTTTCGGCTGGGAGATGCAGCCGCCGAGCTCACAGCAGGTTCAGTCACTCGAAAAGCTCGGTATCATGCCGGATGAAATCGACAATGCTGGCAAGGCATCGCTGCTGCTGGAACGTTTGGACAAGCGCCAGGCCGAGGGATTGACTACGCCGAAGCAGATCCGCTTCCTGGAACAGCGCGGCTTCGACCATGTCGGAACGTGGACATTTAATGAAGCAAAAAGTTTGATCGACCGGATTGCTGCCAATGGTTGGCGTGTGCCTGCCGGCATTGATCCGAAAACTTATCGCGGAGAGTGA